In Pseudoalteromonas translucida KMM 520, the following are encoded in one genomic region:
- a CDS encoding coniferyl aldehyde dehydrogenase — MTIDAPQTPSLTAQFDELQQYFIKTPYLSINKRITVLKQLRSRVVEFEQELIDAVSKDFGYRTAFDTLLGDILPTMQALAHTIKKLPKWSKPSKRSVGLSLWPSKVSVTYQPKGVVGIIAPWNYPIQLAIVPVITALAAGNRTMLKLSEFTPHTNQVLEKLFSGELEQHCKIIQGGSDVASEFSSLPFAHLFFTGSIAVGKLVMGAASANLTPVTLELGGKSPVIITEKADIKKAAQAILFGKMANAGQICVAPDYVFVPKELEHQLVQHLCELYKKHYKQGVEGKNLTSIVSDAHYARLSGYLEQAQQLGATIIKPLEDNQQDPDKHRMGLHIVTQVTDEMQLMKDELFGPILPVMSYTNLEHAISYIKQHHHPLALYILGQNKQIQEYIIKQTLSGTVAVNDTLVQVTADDAPFGGVGHSGMGHYHANEGFLTFSHAKNTLVSGSFNPRIGMLLKQSKVLIKLLKWLYIKK, encoded by the coding sequence TTGACTATCGACGCACCGCAAACACCTTCGTTAACTGCACAATTTGATGAGTTACAACAGTACTTTATAAAAACTCCTTACTTGTCGATTAATAAACGCATCACAGTGTTAAAGCAATTGCGTAGTCGCGTTGTAGAGTTTGAGCAAGAGCTGATAGACGCAGTATCAAAAGACTTTGGTTACCGCACCGCATTTGATACCTTGCTAGGCGATATATTACCCACCATGCAAGCCTTAGCACATACCATAAAAAAGCTACCAAAGTGGTCTAAGCCAAGCAAGCGCTCAGTAGGTTTAAGCTTATGGCCTTCAAAGGTGAGCGTAACATACCAACCTAAAGGCGTGGTTGGCATTATAGCGCCTTGGAATTACCCAATACAGCTTGCTATTGTGCCAGTTATTACCGCATTGGCAGCGGGTAATCGTACAATGTTAAAGCTCAGTGAGTTTACCCCCCACACCAATCAAGTGCTTGAAAAGCTATTTAGTGGTGAACTAGAGCAACATTGTAAAATAATACAAGGGGGGAGCGACGTTGCAAGTGAGTTTTCATCGCTGCCATTTGCACACCTGTTTTTTACGGGCTCAATTGCGGTAGGTAAGTTAGTAATGGGCGCAGCAAGTGCTAATTTAACGCCAGTAACTTTAGAGCTTGGCGGTAAATCGCCTGTTATTATCACTGAAAAAGCAGATATTAAAAAAGCGGCGCAAGCAATACTCTTTGGTAAAATGGCCAATGCTGGGCAAATTTGTGTTGCCCCCGATTATGTATTTGTACCCAAAGAGCTTGAGCATCAGTTGGTGCAACACTTGTGTGAACTATATAAAAAACACTACAAACAAGGGGTAGAAGGTAAAAATTTAACCTCTATTGTAAGCGACGCTCACTATGCACGCTTATCAGGTTATTTAGAACAAGCACAGCAGCTAGGCGCAACCATAATTAAACCTCTTGAAGATAACCAGCAAGACCCAGATAAACATCGAATGGGACTACATATTGTTACCCAAGTAACCGATGAAATGCAATTAATGAAAGATGAACTATTTGGCCCAATATTACCTGTAATGAGTTACACCAACTTAGAGCACGCAATTAGTTATATAAAGCAGCATCATCACCCATTAGCCTTGTATATTTTAGGGCAAAATAAGCAAATTCAAGAATATATTATAAAGCAAACACTAAGTGGTACTGTTGCGGTTAACGACACCTTAGTGCAAGTAACTGCCGATGATGCGCCGTTTGGTGGAGTGGGGCATTCTGGAATGGGGCATTATCATGCCAATGAAGGTTTTTTAACCTTTAGCCATGCTAAAAACACGTTGGTTTCAGGATCATTTAATCCACGTATTGGCATGCTACTTAAACAAAGCAAGGTATTAATTAAGTTATTAAAGTGGCTTTATATTAAAAAGTAG
- a CDS encoding tetratricopeptide repeat protein, translated as MSQFNLKTLLLAGILLSSPFAHAGLEEGIKAANEGEFAQALKEFNYLADKGFAPGIYELGKLYEGGYGVTRDYRKAAQLYQQGVVKNHPDSMFALAVLYDAGNGVKLDKQMAIKLFEQAANKNLPAAQFNLGVMYANGDGVSVDYELAKTWYEKAAANNYTLAQFNLALMYFEGLGMPKNLEKSYIWNTIAEYNGNMQASHSRKLDEQKMLPKEVEEAKEKADAIYARILAGTYAGEGRLF; from the coding sequence ATGTCACAGTTTAATTTAAAAACCTTACTACTAGCTGGCATTTTACTTAGCAGCCCTTTCGCTCATGCTGGGTTAGAGGAAGGGATCAAAGCCGCTAATGAAGGCGAGTTTGCACAAGCACTAAAAGAGTTTAATTACCTAGCAGATAAAGGCTTTGCCCCTGGTATTTATGAGCTGGGTAAATTATATGAAGGTGGATATGGTGTAACGCGTGACTACCGTAAAGCTGCTCAACTTTACCAACAAGGGGTAGTAAAAAACCACCCTGATTCTATGTTTGCTCTCGCTGTTTTATACGATGCAGGCAACGGGGTTAAACTCGACAAACAAATGGCAATAAAGTTATTTGAACAAGCGGCAAACAAAAACCTACCCGCAGCACAATTTAACCTAGGCGTTATGTATGCCAATGGTGATGGCGTAAGCGTAGATTATGAACTTGCAAAAACATGGTATGAAAAAGCCGCAGCCAATAACTATACTTTAGCGCAGTTTAATTTAGCTTTAATGTACTTTGAAGGCTTAGGCATGCCTAAGAATTTAGAAAAGTCATATATTTGGAACACCATTGCCGAGTATAACGGCAATATGCAAGCAAGCCATAGTCGCAAGCTCGATGAGCAAAAAATGCTGCCCAAAGAAGTTGAAGAAGCAAAAGAAAAAGCCGACGCTATTTATGCTAGAATTTTAGCTGGCACTTACGCTGGTGAAGGGCGATTATTTTAA
- a CDS encoding DUF6279 family lipoprotein codes for MLIKINTKKIIHLMIAVSFVLLASCSTSFAYNNLPWLSSFWVDDYIDLNSSQAKQLKIIIKQTRNWHRQVELPKYKQDLIKLQKTFNSEFNISDLTQQVTVAKLHWSNLLIQVKAPLIELAKTLSTKQQQELVTNIQANLADELKQYQEQTAQQLSEERLQEQLNYYKDWLGKLTKQQTQLITLANEQHINTFVLWQRYKQNRLNALQQAFNYELRNVEQFDQQMSIIITEREYFISEELAAKNQANLMTHVNLLVSLNSTLSDKQRRHVNKHFAELIETVDDLIAD; via the coding sequence ATGTTAATTAAAATAAATACAAAAAAAATAATACATTTAATGATAGCCGTCAGCTTTGTACTTTTAGCTAGCTGCTCTACTTCTTTTGCTTATAACAATTTACCTTGGCTGTCATCGTTTTGGGTAGATGACTACATAGACCTAAACAGTAGCCAAGCAAAACAGCTTAAAATTATAATTAAACAAACCCGTAATTGGCATCGCCAGGTAGAGCTGCCTAAGTACAAGCAAGATCTTATTAAGTTACAAAAAACATTTAATAGTGAGTTTAATATCAGCGATTTAACACAGCAGGTTACTGTCGCTAAATTGCATTGGAGCAATTTATTAATACAGGTTAAAGCGCCTTTAATCGAATTGGCTAAAACACTTAGTACTAAGCAACAACAAGAGCTTGTAACTAACATACAAGCTAACTTAGCTGACGAGTTAAAACAGTATCAAGAGCAAACGGCGCAACAACTAAGCGAGGAGCGCCTACAAGAGCAGCTTAATTATTATAAAGATTGGTTAGGGAAATTAACTAAGCAGCAAACCCAGCTTATAACATTGGCTAACGAGCAGCATATTAATACCTTTGTGCTCTGGCAGCGCTATAAGCAAAATAGGTTAAACGCACTGCAACAGGCTTTTAATTATGAATTACGTAATGTTGAGCAGTTTGATCAGCAAATGAGCATTATTATTACCGAGCGTGAATATTTTATTAGTGAAGAATTAGCGGCCAAAAATCAAGCTAATTTAATGACTCATGTAAATTTGCTTGTTAGTTTAAATAGTACTTTATCGGATAAACAACGCCGCCACGTAAATAAGCACTTTGCTGAGTTGATAGAGACTGTGGATGATCTTATTGCTGATTAG
- a CDS encoding GGDEF domain-containing protein: MDIAALNSTKSLRKNVLKWVSLCFGFLALVFAGFNLAVNNLSVLGYFEAVFALYCFCIYFRLGKHPVQVWQSVVMCAFISFIVVFGAYIATLNNAVFVWALVLPTMYYLLLGKNYGFIFSMVLLSLQSIVLMNKSSLAPFTSLNLYLNILFAYIIIWAISHTFESNRAQFSKRLKKLAMLDPLTGAGNRLAMNHYFSVELRERTQLYLFLVDLDFFKQINDKYGHDVGDKVLIEVATLLKVTFAKGYVFRIGGEEFALISSFNSEHAALAVAEKVRAALENKYINVDNYKINLTASIGVARYKPQQSLNELLKAADKQLYKAKDLGRNSVYYPAVKNDKIALI; this comes from the coding sequence ATGGATATAGCAGCACTTAATAGTACCAAGTCCTTAAGAAAAAATGTTCTCAAATGGGTCAGCTTATGCTTTGGTTTCTTGGCGTTGGTATTTGCAGGTTTTAATCTTGCTGTGAATAATTTAAGTGTGCTTGGTTATTTTGAAGCTGTTTTTGCGCTGTATTGTTTTTGCATTTATTTTCGTTTGGGTAAACACCCGGTGCAAGTTTGGCAGTCTGTTGTTATGTGTGCCTTTATTTCTTTTATTGTGGTTTTTGGGGCTTATATAGCCACGCTTAATAATGCGGTGTTTGTTTGGGCGTTGGTGCTGCCTACTATGTATTATTTATTGCTAGGAAAAAACTATGGATTTATTTTTTCTATGGTTTTGCTTAGCTTACAAAGTATTGTATTAATGAATAAATCCTCGTTAGCTCCTTTTACTTCTCTGAATTTATATTTAAATATATTATTTGCTTATATCATTATTTGGGCTATTTCACATACATTTGAAAGTAACCGCGCACAGTTTTCAAAAAGACTTAAAAAACTTGCCATGCTTGACCCTCTGACCGGAGCGGGTAATCGTTTGGCAATGAATCATTATTTTTCGGTTGAGTTACGTGAGCGTACCCAGCTTTACTTGTTTTTAGTTGATCTAGATTTTTTTAAGCAAATAAATGATAAATACGGCCACGATGTGGGCGATAAAGTACTGATAGAAGTAGCCACGCTATTAAAGGTCACTTTTGCTAAAGGCTATGTTTTTAGGATCGGGGGCGAGGAGTTTGCACTTATAAGCTCGTTTAATAGTGAGCATGCAGCGCTTGCTGTTGCCGAAAAAGTAAGAGCAGCACTGGAAAATAAATACATAAACGTTGATAACTATAAAATAAACCTAACAGCAAGTATTGGCGTTGCACGTTATAAACCCCAACAATCACTCAATGAATTGCTTAAAGCAGCCGATAAACAGCTTTATAAAGCCAAAGATTTAGGGCGCAATAGCGTTTATTATCCAGCGGTTAAAAATGACAAAATAGCGCTTATATAA
- a CDS encoding LysR family transcriptional regulator — MDTTSRLLMLLEVVEQGSFAKAAEIRNIDRSVISKQISRLEDELGVRLLNRTTRSFSLTAAGAEMIKKAADLRELLGETLRMAENYHQEPRGLLKITASTIIGRRYLQPVINDFQKRFPQVEVELRLDDRLVDIVSEGFDLAFRIGEPKDSSLIARKIARNRLLILATPEFVKTYGMPKTMSDLAQLPAASYKSNAFRVDAINYYNDKGEACEQKIRSVFRANDAEVLLMKTLSGTSYFLAPAFLLDNEVIDGELVPLLTNIKIMDHSAMYALYPHRDLPVRTRLFFDAVREYLGKDKPIWENSIPNFDQMY; from the coding sequence ATGGATACAACTAGTCGACTTTTAATGTTACTTGAAGTGGTTGAACAAGGCTCTTTTGCCAAAGCAGCTGAAATACGTAATATTGACCGCTCCGTTATATCAAAACAAATTAGCCGTTTAGAAGATGAGCTTGGCGTGAGGTTGTTAAACAGAACAACACGTTCTTTTTCGCTTACTGCGGCGGGCGCCGAAATGATAAAAAAAGCAGCCGACCTTCGAGAGCTGCTAGGTGAAACCCTACGCATGGCCGAAAACTACCACCAAGAGCCGCGTGGATTATTAAAAATAACAGCGTCAACCATTATTGGTCGCCGTTATTTACAACCTGTTATTAATGATTTTCAAAAACGCTTTCCACAAGTAGAAGTAGAGCTGCGCCTAGATGACCGCTTGGTCGATATAGTATCTGAAGGGTTTGATTTAGCATTTAGAATTGGCGAGCCAAAAGATTCATCGCTCATTGCGCGTAAAATTGCCCGTAATCGCTTATTAATATTAGCAACACCTGAATTTGTAAAAACCTATGGCATGCCTAAAACTATGAGCGATCTGGCTCAATTACCGGCGGCAAGCTATAAAAGTAATGCGTTTAGAGTGGATGCAATAAATTACTACAACGATAAAGGCGAGGCTTGCGAGCAAAAAATAAGGAGTGTGTTTCGGGCCAACGACGCTGAAGTATTGCTAATGAAAACACTCTCTGGCACCAGTTACTTTTTAGCACCTGCATTTTTACTCGATAACGAAGTTATTGATGGTGAATTAGTGCCATTACTTACCAATATAAAAATAATGGACCACAGTGCTATGTATGCGCTATATCCGCACCGCGACTTACCGGTTAGAACGCGACTATTTTTTGATGCTGTGCGCGAGTATTTAGGTAAAGATAAACCGATTTGGGAAAACAGTATCCCAAATTTTGATCAAATGTATTAG
- a CDS encoding efflux RND transporter periplasmic adaptor subunit yields MNKHLIAVALATASLTLAGCADESTAQSAPAAQHQPIDVAQVIVKPVQSWHTYTTRLESPQEVALMPRVSGVIDSIEFNEGDLVNKGDVLFQLDNRSFTAKVASLEAQVNSAKAALEQASSEATRAVRLTQRKAISTEQAQARTSTLRQREAQLAALQAQLTSAQLDLEFTSVVSPIDGIISRANITKGNNVLAGQSVLTSIVSNEKMYAYFDIDERTWNSSFNDVSAASRQPVVMQKVGQDDFAYSGYINFIDNQINAATGTLRVRAVFADNSGQLRAGSFARIKLAANAITDTVIVPDRAIGTDLKNRFVLTVGENNVLQYKLVTIGERYGSLRAITAGLAEGDVIAVNGPARVGPGMPITPNTVTIDTSGIAFTLGNSNNQLVAKQ; encoded by the coding sequence ATGAACAAACATTTAATTGCTGTAGCACTGGCTACAGCATCCTTAACACTTGCAGGTTGTGCCGATGAAAGCACGGCTCAGTCGGCTCCAGCAGCGCAACATCAGCCAATAGATGTAGCCCAGGTTATTGTTAAACCGGTACAAAGCTGGCACACCTACACAACTCGCTTAGAGTCGCCTCAAGAAGTTGCTTTAATGCCACGTGTATCGGGTGTTATCGACAGCATTGAATTTAACGAAGGTGACTTGGTTAATAAGGGCGACGTGTTATTTCAATTAGATAACCGTTCATTTACAGCCAAGGTTGCCAGCCTTGAGGCGCAAGTTAACAGTGCAAAAGCAGCGCTTGAACAAGCAAGCAGTGAAGCAACCCGTGCGGTACGCTTAACACAGCGTAAAGCAATTTCAACTGAGCAAGCACAAGCACGTACTTCAACACTGCGCCAACGCGAAGCGCAACTAGCAGCGCTACAAGCACAGCTAACATCGGCGCAGCTCGATTTAGAATTTACTTCAGTTGTATCACCGATTGATGGCATTATTTCGCGCGCTAATATTACAAAAGGTAACAATGTTTTAGCGGGGCAAAGCGTATTAACGTCGATTGTTTCAAATGAAAAAATGTACGCTTATTTTGATATAGACGAGCGCACTTGGAATTCATCGTTTAATGATGTTAGTGCAGCAAGCCGCCAACCCGTGGTAATGCAAAAGGTAGGTCAAGATGATTTTGCTTACTCAGGATACATCAACTTTATTGACAACCAAATTAACGCCGCTACAGGTACCTTACGCGTGCGAGCAGTGTTTGCAGATAATAGTGGGCAGTTACGTGCAGGCTCGTTTGCACGTATTAAGTTAGCCGCAAACGCCATTACTGACACTGTAATAGTGCCAGATAGAGCAATAGGCACAGATTTAAAAAATCGCTTTGTACTTACGGTCGGCGAAAACAATGTTCTGCAATACAAATTAGTAACTATTGGAGAGCGTTATGGCTCATTACGCGCAATTACTGCAGGCCTTGCAGAGGGTGATGTGATTGCTGTAAATGGCCCCGCTCGCGTCGGACCTGGCATGCCAATTACTCCTAATACCGTCACTATTGATACCAGTGGAATTGCATTTACTTTAGGTAATAGCAACAACCAGTTAGTCGCTAAACAATAA